One genomic region from Pseudomonadota bacterium encodes:
- a CDS encoding enoyl-CoA hydratase/isomerase family protein yields the protein MNAPLALPDSVNYTRRGHTVFVTLNRPDKRNALDGKTVDALLHIVKAAAHDETRLLVLRGEGRSFCAGFDFSGFEDTSEGDLLLRFVRIEQLLQTLHHAPYHTLALAHGPCFGAGVDLICACAARIAAPSTTFRMPGLQFGLVLGTRRLAFRIGVDHARELLHQSQTFDVERGIAIGFLTGISPEDEWETLITQAEHASVLLDINSTRALHRLTLPDTRAQDLHELVASAARPGLIERIRRFRS from the coding sequence ATGAACGCTCCGCTCGCCCTGCCCGATAGCGTCAACTACACACGCCGCGGTCACACGGTATTCGTTACGCTCAACCGTCCAGACAAGCGGAACGCGCTTGATGGCAAAACCGTTGACGCTCTGCTTCACATCGTGAAAGCTGCCGCGCACGACGAAACTCGCCTGCTAGTATTGCGTGGTGAAGGACGCAGCTTTTGTGCGGGTTTTGATTTTTCTGGATTTGAGGACACTTCCGAAGGTGATCTGCTATTGCGTTTCGTACGCATCGAGCAACTGCTCCAGACGCTGCATCACGCACCGTACCACACACTCGCCCTTGCCCACGGCCCCTGCTTCGGCGCTGGTGTCGATCTCATCTGTGCTTGCGCTGCCCGCATCGCCGCACCCAGTACGACATTCCGCATGCCGGGACTGCAGTTTGGGCTGGTGCTCGGCACGCGCCGACTGGCGTTTCGCATCGGCGTGGACCACGCTCGCGAATTGCTACACCAGTCCCAAACCTTCGACGTCGAAAGGGGGATCGCCATAGGCTTTCTGACGGGGATCAGTCCTGAGGACGAATGGGAAACGTTGATCACACAGGCAGAACACGCGAGTGTGTTACTCGATATCAATTCAACACGGGCCCTACACAGGCTTACCCTACCCGACACGCGAGCACAGGACCTCCACGAA